The sequence TTGTTTCATCTTTCCCGCAAACTCCAACAACAGTACATCCCCCTGTTGGTGTTTGTTCACATTGATGACAAAACATGATGACCCCTCCTTTTCTTATTGACACTTTAACAATAGGAGAAAATATGTACGTCGTAAGTGATACATATCACACTTTCATACAAAAATGTGAACGGAATTTGACAATAATCCATATTGAATCAAGAGAAAAAATGTATTAAAATGAAAGAAATTTGAATCAATCAAACTACTAGGGGTGCCGGATGGCGATGGCTGAGAGGAAAACGCGCAATCAGTTTTCCAACCCTTTGAACCTGATCTGGTTTGTACCAGCGGAGGGAAGTAGGCTATGTTTTCAGTACGCAAACTAGTCGACTCTGTCCGACTAGTTTTTATTTTTTTTAGGGGGAATGAATGATGAATGTAGGACAATGGTTAACGCGTGTTAGGAAGGAGTCACCACTCGTACATAATATGACAAATGTTGTGGTGACCAATTTTGTTGCGAATGGTTTGCTTGCTGTAGGCGCATCTCCTGTTATGGCGTATGCAAAAGAAGAAGTAGCGGATATGGTTCGGTTAGCTCGTGCTTTAGTGTTAAACATTGGCACGCTAAACGAAACAGACGTAGAGGCGATGTTAATTGCCGGAAAAGCAGCAAATGAGGCAAACATTCCTGTCATTTTCGATCCTGTTGGAGCTGGTGCGACAGCGTACCGCACCGAAACAGCCAGACGTATATTACGTGAAGTAAACATTTCGATTTTACGTGGGAACGCATCGGAAATTGCGAGCATTGCGGGTGAACAAGTACGTACAAAAGGAGTCGATGCAGGAGACGTTCAAAGTGACCTCGTGGATGTAGCGAAAAAAGCAGCACTCATGTTTCGCTCTGTAGTTGTTGTCACAGGGAAAGATGATGTAGTAACCGATGGAGAACGTATTGTAATCGTCTCAAATGGTGATGCGATGTTAACGAAAGTAACCGGGACAGGTTGTTTGTTAAGTTCGGTATTAGGTGCATTTGCAGGTATAGGAGACGATATGATGATGTCATCAGTTGCTGCCCTCGCTTATTACGGTGTGGCGGCTGAAAAAGCAGCCAAACAAGCAAAAGTACCTGGTTCTTTTCAACTTTCTTTTTTAAATGCTTTACATGAAACGAGCGCAGAAGAAGTTGATCAATACGCGCGTATTCAAGGGGAATAAATGATGAAGCAGAAGCTATCGTTGTATTTCGTTATGGGAAGTATCGATTGTACGAAAGATCCGCTCGCTGTGCTTGATGAAGCAATTAAAGGCGGTATTACAATGTTTCAGTTTCGCGAAAAAGGAAAGGGGGCGCTTACGGGGATTGAAAAATACCGCTTAGCCGAGAAATTACTTGAACGATGCCGAATGTATAATATTCCTTTTATCGTGAATGACGATGTCGATTTAGCCCTCGCTTTACAGGCAGATGGCGTTCATGTCGGTCAAGAAGACGAAGTAGCTGAACGCGTTCGCGATCGCATAGGAGATAAATATTTAGGCGTATCTGTTCACAACTTAAATGAAGTAAAAAAAGCGCTTGCTGCTTGCGCCGATTATGTTGGATTAGGCCCGATTTTCCCAACTGTTTCCAAAGAAGATGCAAAGCAAGCATGTGGACTGACGATGATTGAACATATTCGTGCCCATGAAAAACGTGTTCCACTCGTTGCGATCGGTGGAATTACAGAACAAACAGCCAAACAAGTGATCGAAGCGGGTGCAGACGGAATTGCTGTCATTTCGGCCATTTGCCGTGCTGAACATATTTACGAACAAACAAAACGACTATATGAGATTGTCATGCATGCAAAACAAAAAGGCGACAGATGATGTCGTCTTTTTGTTTTGTTCTGTGCAGGATTTTATTCATATATGTCGAAAGAAAATAGCGAACAAACGAAAGAGGGGATGGAGAAGATGGAACATATCGTACTATCATACGAAAATCGCGTCGCAACCATTGAATTGAATCGTCCGAATGCGCTAAATGCCTTACATGAACAAATGTTAACAGAGTTGTTACAAGCGTTAAAAGAAGTTGAAGCAAGTGAAGCGGATATCGTCATCATTCGTGGGCGTGGCAAAGGATTTAGCGCAGGGGGCGACATTAAGACGATGTTGCAATCAACGAATGAACATTCATTCATTGAAGTGATGGAAACGATTAAACAAATAGCGATGACATTGCATCAATTGCCGAAACTAACGATTAGCTACATACATGGTGCCGCTGCAGGATTAGGATTTAGTTTAGCCCTTGCTTGCGATCATGTAATCGCAAATGAACAAGCGCGCGTTGCAATGAATTTCATTGGCATTGGTTTAGTTCCAGATGGTGGGGGACATTTCTTTTTAAATCGAAAAATTGGAGATGTCAAATCAAAACAAATCATATGGGAAGGAAAAATAATGAGTGCACAAGAGGCATATGAAGTGGGACTCGTTGATGAAATCGGTGATGAACAAGCGATTCAGCACAAAGTGAATGAATGGCTAGCAAAACCGATTCGTGCGATGATTGCGACGAAGCAGTTATATGCTCGTTTAAGCGAACAACAGTTGTTTAACACGTTACAAATGGAGACAGCGTATCAAGCGGAAATGCGCAAAACAAAAGACCACGAAGAAGGGATTCGAGCATTTTTAGAAAAGCGACGTCCGCATTTTAGCGGAAAATAAAAAATTTGCAAAACTTTCATGATTAATCACGCAGGAAACCCCTGCTTTCAAGCATGGGGAGGAATGCGTTTTTTTGTTTATTTTGAATGATTGTGTAAGCACCTAAGTACCATTCTGGAAACAAACCGATTCGGTTATGAACATTGCCGATCACTTTGCGACGAATAATATATTGCTCACCAATTTCCCCCGATACCATATCCATTAAATACGCGCGTAACGTTTGTTTTAAGCGATCAATCGTTGAATGATTATCAATAATGCGTCTTAAATGAGGCATTTGCCCAACTTGATCGTAAAACGCATTGACGATTCGTTCGACATGTTTAGCAAAAAGTGGGCGAATCGAAGTAAGTCGTTGTACATCTTCCTCTGTTAATTTGACGAACGCAACTTGTTGCTTCTGATCGCTTGAGGCGAGTTGGCGATAATATGTAGCAACATGTTCAGTGGTAGGAGAGCGAGAAGTTGTATTTTCTTTTTCTTGTTGGTGCTTTTTGCGAAAAAATTGCATGGCTCCACGTTCATTAAAAAGAGCATGAAACGGACATTTTGACATCGCATTCCCTCCAATTTTCATAAAAAATTCCCCAAAAACATTATATCATGTGCAAAAAAAGAAGAAGGAAAATTTTTATGTTATTTCCGAGGGAAGCGCAAAAAATGACAAAGTTTTCCCTGCTTGTCGAACAAAGAAGAACGAAGTAGAATGTTTATTTATGAACAATAAGAATAGAGGAGAGAGAAGCGATGAGTAAAAAAATTTTATATTTATTTTTTGTGCTAGTGGGAGCTATAGTTATCATTTTTGCCAATATGAAGCATAACATTTATACGTTCATGTAAAATAGGTATTTCCATTAGTACATGTATACCCCTTGATACATACGCTAGTAATGTAACGAAATTCAATACGAAAGGGGTATGAAATATGCATTGTCGCCCAAATATGATGCCGCCAATCGTTCATCCGACGAAGTGCTGTACACAACATCAAATACAAACAACGATTGTGCCGCACATTCATCCGTCACATACGACGTATGTGAACCATCATGTATTTCAACATCAACATTATTTTCCGCATACGCAATCTGTTGTAAACGATGTATCCCATCAACATGTTGTTTGTCCAGGGCCTGGTCCGTTTCCACGTCCATTTTAACCGAAGGCAATTCGCCTTCGGTTTTTTGTCGAAAAAAAGACGAACTTTGTGAAAATGAAAAATTGACAACGACTGCTTTTTTTGAAAGAATAGGTGTAGACATGGATAATTGAGGTGAGCAAACGTGCTTTCGGATCGCATCAACTTAACAGCAAAAGACATTCTTGAAAAAGAGTTTAAAATAAGCATGCGCGGATACAATCAAGATGAAGTTGATCGCTTTCTTGATTTAGTCATTAAAGACTATGAAACATTTCATCAAATGATTGAACAATTGCAACAAGAAAATGCAAAATTGAAAAGCCAATTGCAGGAGGCACAAAAACGTCAGCCATCTCAAACAGGGACGACGAACTTCGATATTTTACAACGTCTTTCCAATTTAGAAAAACATGTTTTCGGAAACAAACTTTACGAATAAATATTCCAACCTTTTCTATTGATTTGGCTTATCGTTTCGGATATACTAGCATATGCTTACATGAATCATGTTCGGGTAATCGCTGCGATGTGTATGCATCGTAGAGGAAAGTCCATGCTCGCACGGTGCTGAGATGCCCGTAGTGTTCGTGCCTAGCGAATTCATAAGCTAGGGCAGTCTGGCGTTGCGCTGGGCTGACGGCAGGGAAAGAGCCTACGTCCTTCAACGGATATGGCTCGACTACCTTTAAAGTGCCACAGTGACGTAGTCTTGCTGGAAACGGCAAGAGTGGAACGCGGTAAACCCCACGAGCGAGAAACCCAAATGATGGTAGGGGCACCTTCTCAAAGGAAATGAACGGAGAGAAGGACAGGCGTGCAGCCTGTAGATAGATGATTACCACCGAAGTACGAGGCGCAAGCCGTTTGCAGTACGACGGAACAGAACATGGCTTACAGAACATGGTTCATGGCACCACTCTCCTGCATTACGTCAGGGGAGTTTTTGTTTTGCAGACATGAGGGGAGAGCGTGTTGTGAAGAAACGGATGTCGACGTTGTTTGAAACAGATACATTTTTAGCTATTGCCTATACTATTATTCAAGAGGCAGATGAAGGAATAATTGTTACCGATGAAAATGGGCATATTTTATTAGCTAATCCGGCCTTTGAAACGGTAACAGGCTATACACAAGAGGAAGTGCTCGGAAGGAAGACAAATATTCTTCGCTCCGGATTGCATGATCGTACGTTTTACGAAAACATGTGGGAAACGTTACGTGACCATGGGATTTGGAAAGGAGAAATTTGGAATAAAAGAAAAAATGGTGAATTGTTTGTTGAATGGTTAACGATTAAGGCGATTTGCGATGCTACTGGAAAACCGACGCATTATGTGGCCATTTTTTCAGATGTGACACAACATAAACGGACGATGGAGCAATTAGCACGGCTGTCAAATTATGACGTGTTGACCAACGTCCTGAATCCGTGATGGTTGGAAATCAACTTTGATTTTGGTGTTAGTTCTATGGATATATGATCCATACATCCCTTTTTTTGATGATTCCCTGCACCACTTTCATGTTTGAAAACGAGATAAATCCTCTTTTATGGAGATACAAACCAAAAAA comes from Anoxybacillus flavithermus and encodes:
- the thiM gene encoding hydroxyethylthiazole kinase; protein product: MMNVGQWLTRVRKESPLVHNMTNVVVTNFVANGLLAVGASPVMAYAKEEVADMVRLARALVLNIGTLNETDVEAMLIAGKAANEANIPVIFDPVGAGATAYRTETARRILREVNISILRGNASEIASIAGEQVRTKGVDAGDVQSDLVDVAKKAALMFRSVVVVTGKDDVVTDGERIVIVSNGDAMLTKVTGTGCLLSSVLGAFAGIGDDMMMSSVAALAYYGVAAEKAAKQAKVPGSFQLSFLNALHETSAEEVDQYARIQGE
- the thiE gene encoding thiamine phosphate synthase, translated to MMKQKLSLYFVMGSIDCTKDPLAVLDEAIKGGITMFQFREKGKGALTGIEKYRLAEKLLERCRMYNIPFIVNDDVDLALALQADGVHVGQEDEVAERVRDRIGDKYLGVSVHNLNEVKKALAACADYVGLGPIFPTVSKEDAKQACGLTMIEHIRAHEKRVPLVAIGGITEQTAKQVIEAGADGIAVISAICRAEHIYEQTKRLYEIVMHAKQKGDR
- a CDS encoding enoyl-CoA hydratase gives rise to the protein MSKENSEQTKEGMEKMEHIVLSYENRVATIELNRPNALNALHEQMLTELLQALKEVEASEADIVIIRGRGKGFSAGGDIKTMLQSTNEHSFIEVMETIKQIAMTLHQLPKLTISYIHGAAAGLGFSLALACDHVIANEQARVAMNFIGIGLVPDGGGHFFLNRKIGDVKSKQIIWEGKIMSAQEAYEVGLVDEIGDEQAIQHKVNEWLAKPIRAMIATKQLYARLSEQQLFNTLQMETAYQAEMRKTKDHEEGIRAFLEKRRPHFSGK
- a CDS encoding protoglobin domain-containing protein; its protein translation is MSKCPFHALFNERGAMQFFRKKHQQEKENTTSRSPTTEHVATYYRQLASSDQKQQVAFVKLTEEDVQRLTSIRPLFAKHVERIVNAFYDQVGQMPHLRRIIDNHSTIDRLKQTLRAYLMDMVSGEIGEQYIIRRKVIGNVHNRIGLFPEWYLGAYTIIQNKQKNAFLPMLESRGFLRD
- a CDS encoding CotD family spore coat protein; amino-acid sequence: MHCRPNMMPPIVHPTKCCTQHQIQTTIVPHIHPSHTTYVNHHVFQHQHYFPHTQSVVNDVSHQHVVCPGPGPFPRPF
- the gpsB gene encoding cell division regulator GpsB translates to MLSDRINLTAKDILEKEFKISMRGYNQDEVDRFLDLVIKDYETFHQMIEQLQQENAKLKSQLQEAQKRQPSQTGTTNFDILQRLSNLEKHVFGNKLYE
- a CDS encoding PAS domain-containing protein, with amino-acid sequence MKKRMSTLFETDTFLAIAYTIIQEADEGIIVTDENGHILLANPAFETVTGYTQEEVLGRKTNILRSGLHDRTFYENMWETLRDHGIWKGEIWNKRKNGELFVEWLTIKAICDATGKPTHYVAIFSDVTQHKRTMEQLARLSNYDVLTNVLNP